The following proteins are encoded in a genomic region of Vibrio sinaloensis:
- a CDS encoding aerolysin family beta-barrel pore-forming toxin, with translation MNKSKVFKTTLVAASVLSSLFAAHSYAVVDILDVKLQGQSCENGFRPITADEVSPIKAELVGQMGPWQITNIADGYVLMGPGYNGTIKQDNLAGTTWCTYVTPPDHSIPNYSALVLPENDEAYTEWHLINKPEFYKPLALLAHYLGFGWAGGTGSQYVGDDMVTSTDGRGHYDIDADTSGSCEGYRCNERLKMDISGFEYHIDPETFSAGDITQSDKELIGRRSEVVTNESDLEQQYRVTFKYEKATNWSKTDTYGLSQKVSTKNKFKWPLVGETELSIEIGANQSWATTNGSSETKGISNTIVVNVAPNTKQEVFMEVFRSSISYPYSFNAELSYEVAMHGFLRWSGNALSTHPDNRPDYTARWVIGRNGGNDKNLKYQYEHRNIPATSDEWDWPWMLREYGANNVKSLLGEILRPIQTQITGEFFADASFGSDVRFGKTIPLGGRVKRSTEYSLSDQELEQYGIKNFTVEVVPVPKL, from the coding sequence GTGAATAAGAGTAAGGTTTTTAAAACAACGTTAGTCGCTGCATCCGTACTGAGTAGTCTATTTGCTGCTCATAGCTACGCGGTGGTCGATATTTTAGATGTCAAATTACAAGGTCAAAGTTGTGAAAATGGATTTAGGCCGATCACGGCAGATGAGGTCTCCCCGATTAAAGCGGAACTTGTTGGTCAAATGGGCCCATGGCAAATCACTAACATTGCAGATGGCTATGTTTTGATGGGCCCAGGTTACAACGGTACGATTAAGCAAGACAACTTAGCAGGCACTACCTGGTGTACCTATGTGACGCCGCCTGATCACAGTATCCCCAACTATTCAGCCTTAGTTTTGCCAGAAAACGATGAAGCTTACACCGAGTGGCACCTAATCAATAAACCTGAGTTCTATAAACCGCTTGCGCTACTGGCGCACTATTTAGGTTTTGGATGGGCTGGGGGAACCGGCAGTCAATATGTAGGTGATGATATGGTCACCTCAACTGACGGTCGTGGCCACTATGATATTGATGCAGACACATCAGGTTCATGTGAAGGCTATCGATGCAATGAACGATTAAAAATGGACATTAGCGGCTTTGAATATCACATAGACCCAGAGACGTTCAGTGCGGGTGACATTACCCAATCTGATAAAGAATTGATTGGCCGCCGCTCGGAAGTTGTCACCAATGAGTCCGATCTCGAGCAGCAGTACCGCGTGACCTTTAAATATGAAAAGGCGACCAACTGGTCCAAAACCGACACCTATGGACTTAGCCAGAAAGTCTCGACCAAAAACAAGTTCAAATGGCCGCTGGTCGGAGAAACGGAATTGTCGATTGAAATAGGTGCCAATCAAAGCTGGGCAACGACCAACGGTAGTTCTGAGACTAAGGGCATCTCAAATACCATAGTGGTCAATGTAGCGCCGAATACCAAGCAAGAGGTCTTTATGGAGGTATTCCGTTCATCGATCAGTTATCCCTATTCATTCAACGCGGAGTTGAGCTACGAAGTAGCGATGCATGGGTTTTTACGTTGGTCTGGCAATGCGCTGAGTACTCATCCGGATAACCGACCCGACTATACGGCGCGTTGGGTGATTGGACGCAATGGTGGCAATGACAAAAACCTCAAATACCAATATGAGCATCGCAATATCCCCGCTACGTCGGATGAGTGGGATTGGCCGTGGATGCTGCGCGAGTATGGTGCCAATAACGTTAAAAGCTTGTTGGGCGAGATCCTAAGACCGATTCAAACTCAAATAACCGGTGAGTTTTTCGCTGACGCCTCGTTTGGTTCCGATGTCCGCTTTGGTAAGACGATTCCTTTGGGAGGACGGGTAAAACGCTCTACAGAGTATTCTCTCTCTGACCAAGAACTCGAACAGTATGGGATTAAAAACTTTACTGTTGAAGTGGTACCAGTACCCAAACTTTAA
- a CDS encoding SGNH/GDSL hydrolase family protein translates to MKNALLLTGLGLITANAFASDVPTTPEMVTSAYSASVQSNQTYTYVRCWYRPAHTHDDPATSWEWALDANGDYLKINGYWWSSVSFKNMFYTIASQQTIKQRCEETLGVNHDTADILYYAADNRLSYNHSIWTNDTTTTGNINRIVAFGDSLSDTGNLFNGSQWVFPNANSWFLGHFSNGFVWTEYLAQSRNVPLYNWAVGGAAGTNQYVALTGIYDQVTSYLTYMKMAKNYNPSKTLFTLEFGLNDFMNYNREVSDVKADLSSALIRLTDAGAKHLILLTLPDATKAPQFKYSTQAEIEKVRAKILEFNQFIRQQAAHYEAQGVNVVLHETHQLFEQMTSNPQQHGFENASDACLNINRSSALDYLYSHSFTNECAYHGSDKYVFWGVTHPTTAAHQYIANDIIEHHLDAFPF, encoded by the coding sequence ATGAAAAATGCACTTTTACTTACAGGCTTAGGGTTAATTACGGCGAACGCCTTCGCCAGTGATGTTCCAACCACGCCCGAAATGGTAACGTCGGCTTACTCGGCCTCTGTTCAGAGTAACCAAACCTACACCTATGTTCGCTGCTGGTATCGGCCGGCGCACACTCACGATGATCCTGCCACTAGCTGGGAATGGGCGTTGGACGCAAACGGCGACTATCTAAAGATTAACGGTTATTGGTGGTCATCGGTGTCGTTCAAGAATATGTTCTACACCATCGCGTCACAGCAAACCATTAAGCAACGTTGCGAAGAGACTCTCGGTGTTAATCACGACACCGCAGATATCCTCTACTATGCGGCGGACAATCGCTTGTCATACAACCACTCTATCTGGACAAACGACACCACGACCACGGGCAACATCAACCGCATTGTGGCTTTCGGCGACAGTCTGTCCGACACCGGAAACTTGTTTAACGGCTCTCAGTGGGTCTTTCCTAATGCTAACTCTTGGTTTTTGGGTCACTTTTCCAATGGATTTGTCTGGACGGAGTATTTAGCCCAGAGCCGCAATGTGCCACTTTACAATTGGGCTGTGGGCGGGGCTGCCGGCACCAACCAGTACGTCGCGCTTACCGGAATTTATGATCAAGTTACTTCCTACTTGACTTACATGAAGATGGCCAAGAATTACAATCCTTCCAAAACCTTGTTCACATTGGAATTCGGCCTCAACGATTTTATGAACTACAACCGTGAAGTGAGCGATGTGAAGGCCGATTTAAGTAGCGCCCTTATCCGCTTGACCGATGCGGGTGCTAAACACCTTATTTTGCTCACCTTACCTGATGCAACCAAAGCGCCACAGTTTAAGTACTCGACTCAAGCCGAAATCGAAAAAGTTCGCGCCAAAATCCTTGAATTCAACCAATTCATTCGCCAACAGGCGGCGCATTATGAAGCTCAAGGGGTGAACGTGGTTCTCCACGAAACTCATCAACTGTTTGAGCAGATGACCAGCAATCCGCAACAGCACGGCTTTGAGAATGCCTCTGACGCTTGTTTGAATATCAATCGTAGCTCAGCACTCGACTATCTATACAGCCACAGTTTCACTAACGAGTGTGCCTATCATGGTTCCGATAAATACGTGTTCTGGGGCGTTACCCACCCCACGACCGCCGCGCACCAATACATCGCGAATGATATTATCGAACATCATCTAGACGCGTTTCCGTTCTAA